The Priestia megaterium NBRC 15308 = ATCC 14581 region GAGCTTCTTCTGCTGAAACCGGGAGCTCTTCTCCTCGAAGCAGGCTGTCGGCAATTTTTTGATAATACGTCACATAAGAACCGTGCAGCGTTTGAATTTCTTTCGTTTCGCCTTCGCCAGTTGTCAGCTTTCCGTAGTGCTCAGGGCTGTCGGCTCCCCACGTATCATCCACAGGCTTCTTGCCGGCTCTTAGCATATCTTCTTGACCGTCAATGCCGTATTTAATATAGCTTGCTTTTGTTCCGTGAACTTGAAAGCGCGGCCCGTTGCTTGGCACAATGGCACTTGAATGTAAAATAACGCGAAGAGAACCGTACCCAAGCACTATGTGGAAGTAATCATCCGTACGTGCATGATCTCGCTGACCAAATACATCAGCTTGAACAAATTCAGGCATTCCAAAAAGATGTAAGGCTTGGTCAATTAAATGAGATCCCAAATCGTAAAGCGCTCCTGATCCAGATCCTTCATTTTCTCTCCAGCGGTCTCGAACAGCTGGACGATAGCGATCAAAATGAGCTTCATACATTTTAACGTCGCCTAATTTCCCTTCTTCAATCAGCTGCTTTACCGTCAAATAATCATTATCCCATCTGCGGTTATGATAGACGCTTAGTTGAACATCCTGTTCTTTTGCTAATTGAATTAATTCATTTGCTTCTTTTTCCGATACGACCATCGGCTTTTCAACAATTACATGCTTGCCTGCGCGTAGTGCGTCTTTCACCATTTCATAGTGCATGCCGCTAGGCGTTGTAATAATAACTAAATCAATGCTGTCATCTTCTAGAAGTTCAGATAGAGTGCCCACTACTTCAACATCCTCTAAGTCACTCTTTACTTTTTCAGGATTTGAACTCATTACCTTTGAAATATGAAATTCGTCTAACACGCTTAAAAGCGGCGTGTGAAACACTGTTGCTGAAAATCCGTATCCTACTAATCCTACTTTTATTTTTTTCATTGTGTTTCCTCTCCTTTATCAACATCTGTTACGATAAGCCGCACTTGATTTTGTTCTATTTTTTCTTTTACATCCGCTTCTGGTGCTTTATTTGTAATTAGGATATCAATATCGCTCATATCACATACTCGATGTAAAAATTCACGTTCAAACTTCGTATGATCCGCAAGCATAATAACTTGTCTTGCACATTGAATCATCTGTCTTTTTAAAAACGCTTCTTCTTCACTTGGAGATGTAATACCATCTGCACCAACGCCGCACGTACCTAAAAACAGCTGATCTACTTTGTATTCCTGCAACGTAGAAATCGTCCTTGGCCCGGTGACGTTACGGTTTTTCCCGTTAAACTTGCCCGGCAGCAAAAACGTATCACACGTCGTATATTGATCGAGCAAATCCACATTATCAATGGAATTCGTAATAACAGTTGCATGCTTTACATCCATATACTTCGCCATCAGTGCGATGGTAGAAGACGTATCTAAAAGTACATCATAGCCCGCCGAAATTAACGAAGCTGCTTCTTTAGCGATTTGTTCTTTCGCTTTGGTAGGCGTTCGTTCACT contains the following coding sequences:
- a CDS encoding oxidoreductase, which codes for MKKIKVGLVGYGFSATVFHTPLLSVLDEFHISKVMSSNPEKVKSDLEDVEVVGTLSELLEDDSIDLVIITTPSGMHYEMVKDALRAGKHVIVEKPMVVSEKEANELIQLAKEQDVQLSVYHNRRWDNDYLTVKQLIEEGKLGDVKMYEAHFDRYRPAVRDRWRENEGSGSGALYDLGSHLIDQALHLFGMPEFVQADVFGQRDHARTDDYFHIVLGYGSLRVILHSSAIVPSNGPRFQVHGTKASYIKYGIDGQEDMLRAGKKPVDDTWGADSPEHYGKLTTGEGETKEIQTLHGSYVTYYQKIADSLLRGEELPVSAEEARDVVKVIEAAFESSKEKRAVYFN
- a CDS encoding DeoR/GlpR family DNA-binding transcription regulator encodes the protein MYQEQRMSAIVEYLHTHRTITLDEICDMFTVSKDTARRDLVKLEEHGEVMRVKGGATLSSSHIVDYSERTPTKAKEQIAKEAASLISAGYDVLLDTSSTIALMAKYMDVKHATVITNSIDNVDLLDQYTTCDTFLLPGKFNGKNRNVTGPRTISTLQEYKVDQLFLGTCGVGADGITSPSEEEAFLKRQMIQCARQVIMLADHTKFEREFLHRVCDMSDIDILITNKAPEADVKEKIEQNQVRLIVTDVDKGEETQ